In Pseudobacter ginsenosidimutans, the following are encoded in one genomic region:
- a CDS encoding SusE domain-containing protein, whose translation MRSIQIACRLIVFSLLLAACQKVDYDNTVTGEGIETGTFRIQSPTTASTIALNAATPSAPLIIRWTAARPGVDKPITYKWIAVKKGEDISKYTYELPADNNGTATTLTITQEKLDLYLFSKGVPNKGSVELIWSIQASNGETQVLSQDQFQLTLTRFTDGATPFTLYGPEPIITTATVDPTSTTDFYQFKWQKSVPATGGPAVKYRVVFALEDGDFSDPLFSVASDNNGSDSALKMTYKQLSDSLDDNEQDDLSKENRLKWAVQAISGDWVQWSNVNNTMNILRQVRFYVVGKIDGWSEWKIDDPMQIIPDKAAGRYAKVFYAYLKLKAGNEFKFFKTKGDWNSGYGPISGSNGEYETGFNQGSGNFSVAADGVYRVTIDLSKNKVYIQNNQPGVIGEVQQPTWDVNNILRGYPVAHNKFMFLVNSDGTKKFKFNDGNNWNDAEPNQTRIFGMDGEKPGMLVSPGGDITAAGSPVSRLVWDGSDPQSLKYTTEAAHMYLIGDATAGGWDNANANLPELTYQGNGIWKGTNIPLTGTKQFKFLLKKGTWDFNYGSTAGEPAPLTGDIKEGGANIGVATTGNYTVEIDEYKRTYKVY comes from the coding sequence ATGAGATCAATACAAATTGCCTGCCGTTTGATCGTTTTCAGCTTGCTGCTGGCTGCTTGCCAGAAAGTAGATTATGACAATACCGTAACAGGGGAAGGGATTGAAACGGGAACCTTTCGTATTCAGTCGCCCACCACGGCCTCTACTATCGCACTGAATGCAGCAACTCCTTCAGCTCCGCTGATAATCAGGTGGACAGCCGCCAGGCCCGGTGTTGACAAACCGATCACTTACAAATGGATTGCCGTAAAGAAAGGAGAGGATATCAGCAAATACACTTATGAACTTCCTGCAGACAATAACGGTACTGCCACCACGCTTACCATCACACAGGAAAAACTGGATCTGTATCTTTTTTCAAAAGGTGTTCCCAACAAAGGTTCCGTAGAGCTTATCTGGTCCATTCAGGCTTCTAACGGTGAAACACAGGTGCTTTCACAGGACCAGTTCCAGCTTACACTGACCAGGTTCACGGATGGAGCAACTCCTTTCACACTTTATGGACCTGAGCCTATCATCACTACGGCTACTGTAGATCCCACTTCCACTACGGACTTCTATCAGTTCAAATGGCAAAAGTCTGTACCTGCTACTGGCGGTCCGGCAGTGAAATACCGTGTGGTATTCGCTTTGGAAGATGGTGATTTTTCCGACCCGCTTTTCAGCGTCGCTTCTGATAACAATGGATCTGATTCCGCGCTCAAGATGACCTACAAGCAACTCAGCGATTCCCTCGACGACAATGAACAGGACGATCTCTCCAAAGAGAACCGCCTGAAATGGGCCGTACAGGCCATCTCCGGAGATTGGGTGCAGTGGTCCAACGTAAATAATACTATGAATATCCTGCGCCAGGTCCGCTTTTATGTTGTAGGAAAGATAGATGGATGGTCAGAATGGAAAATCGACGACCCCATGCAGATCATTCCCGACAAAGCCGCCGGACGTTACGCAAAAGTGTTCTACGCTTATCTGAAATTGAAAGCCGGTAACGAATTCAAATTCTTCAAAACAAAAGGAGATTGGAACAGTGGATACGGACCCATCAGCGGATCCAACGGAGAATATGAAACAGGCTTCAACCAGGGATCAGGAAACTTCAGTGTTGCTGCCGATGGCGTATATCGTGTTACCATCGATCTTTCAAAGAACAAAGTATATATCCAGAACAATCAGCCAGGAGTAATTGGTGAAGTTCAACAACCAACATGGGACGTGAATAATATCCTGAGAGGATACCCGGTTGCTCATAACAAATTCATGTTCCTGGTGAACTCCGATGGCACCAAAAAATTCAAGTTCAATGATGGCAATAACTGGAATGATGCAGAACCAAATCAAACCAGGATCTTCGGAATGGATGGAGAGAAACCGGGAATGCTGGTGAGCCCGGGAGGGGATATCACTGCAGCCGGATCGCCAGTATCCAGGCTGGTTTGGGATGGCAGCGATCCGCAATCGCTCAAATACACTACGGAAGCTGCTCATATGTATCTCATCGGAGATGCAACTGCAGGTGGTTGGGATAACGCAAACGCCAATCTTCCGGAACTTACCTACCAGGGCAATGGCATCTGGAAAGGAACAAATATTCCGCTCACAGGTACCAAACAGTTTAAATTCCTGCTGAAAAAAGGAACCTGGGATTTCAACTATGGTAGTACTGCTGGTGAACCCGCTCCGCTCACCGGTGATATCAAAGAAGGTGGAGCCAATATCGGTGTGGCCACCACCGGCAATTACACCGTTGAGATAGACGAATACAAACGGACTTATAAAGTATACTAA
- a CDS encoding alpha-amylase family glycosyl hydrolase, with the protein MIRKKLLLFIFLLPVLPALAQLISVAPAFPKETGQIEITLDCTQGNKGLMDYANPDDIYIHIGLITSASTNNGDWKHSKFDWATTPPEGKLTSLGNNRYRYTINNLRTWMGVPAGETISHIVFLFRNGTGSMKQCNANTSVNGGDMYLKVYDNNQYASFIQPSYEPYFTPSLAPIQKQTGDNLPVKFAVNQTSALELLFNGNSIATVASGMEITASPAITASGNQELVGKYVEGGVTKTQTINFFVSPPVTEQPLPAGVRDGVNYDPADPASVTLVLFAPNKTKATVLGDFNNWTENAAAQMYKTPDGQRFWKKITGLASGTEYAYQFEIDNTLRIADPYTEKVLDPNNDQYISATTYPNLKPYPTGKTNGIVSVLQTNAPAYNWQNNNFTRPDKRNLIVYELLLRDFVAAHDWTTLKDTISYLKRLGINAIELLPFNEFEGNLSWGYNPSFYFAPDKYYGTKNALKAFIDECHKQGIAVIMDMVLNHSFGQSPMVQLYWDAANSSPSANSPWFNPSAKHPYNVGYDMNHESSATHYFVSRVTEFWLKEYKLDGFRFDLSKGFTQKNSCTTGGCSSQQEVDNWSKYDASRVAIWKGYYDTIMKHNAGAYVILEHLSENSEEKELASYGMLFWGNLNYNFNEATMGWMQNSDFSWGLSTARGWDKQHLVMYMESHDEERLMYKNINFGRTSGTYNIKDPNTALKRNELGAAFGMLMPGPKMIWQFGELGYDFSINRCGDGTVKDECRTDSKPIRWDYQTVPARKNLYDVYARLLGLRQHFLYKDIFAGGLLDKDFSAGFKWMKITTDTSSLVVVGNFEVSQQTTGVSFPRTGTWYEYFGGQPLIVSGNVQSITLQPGEYRVYINRNIASNPTPVPEIPTINQNFRLVVYPNPVSRSGQIEFELPAGSSVSLSLTNMYGQRIADLYSGVRAKGVHRIPLGTTGFEWGKLPKGMYFLQLLMGDKNWFVL; encoded by the coding sequence ATGATCAGGAAAAAATTGTTGTTGTTTATCTTTCTGCTGCCTGTATTGCCTGCATTGGCGCAATTGATCTCTGTTGCTCCTGCATTTCCGAAAGAAACAGGACAAATAGAAATCACACTTGATTGCACACAGGGCAATAAGGGCCTGATGGATTATGCCAACCCGGATGATATTTACATTCATATCGGCCTCATCACCAGCGCCAGCACCAATAACGGCGACTGGAAACATTCAAAATTCGACTGGGCCACAACCCCACCCGAAGGGAAACTGACCTCACTCGGCAATAACAGGTACCGCTATACGATCAATAACCTGCGCACCTGGATGGGCGTTCCCGCAGGCGAAACCATCTCCCATATCGTTTTCCTGTTCCGCAACGGAACTGGAAGCATGAAGCAATGCAATGCCAATACCTCTGTCAACGGAGGCGATATGTACCTGAAGGTCTATGACAACAATCAATATGCTTCCTTCATTCAGCCTTCATACGAGCCTTACTTTACACCTTCGCTGGCTCCCATTCAAAAGCAGACAGGCGATAATCTGCCTGTGAAATTTGCCGTGAACCAGACCAGCGCACTGGAGTTGCTCTTCAACGGAAACAGTATCGCAACAGTTGCCTCGGGCATGGAGATCACTGCCAGCCCTGCTATCACTGCTTCCGGCAACCAGGAGTTGGTAGGGAAATATGTTGAAGGCGGCGTTACAAAAACACAAACCATCAATTTCTTTGTATCACCTCCTGTTACCGAACAACCTTTACCTGCAGGTGTTCGCGATGGCGTCAACTACGATCCCGCTGATCCTGCATCCGTTACGCTGGTGCTTTTCGCCCCCAACAAAACAAAAGCCACGGTACTCGGAGATTTCAATAACTGGACGGAGAACGCTGCCGCGCAGATGTACAAAACGCCTGATGGACAAAGGTTCTGGAAGAAGATCACAGGCCTTGCATCCGGCACGGAATACGCGTATCAATTCGAAATAGATAATACGCTTCGCATTGCCGATCCTTACACGGAAAAAGTACTTGACCCCAATAACGATCAATACATCTCTGCTACCACCTATCCCAATCTCAAACCTTATCCAACGGGCAAAACGAATGGGATCGTGAGTGTGCTGCAAACCAATGCCCCTGCATACAACTGGCAAAACAATAATTTCACCCGACCGGATAAGCGAAATCTCATCGTATATGAATTGCTGCTGCGCGATTTCGTGGCCGCGCACGACTGGACCACATTGAAGGACACTATCAGCTATCTCAAACGCTTAGGAATAAACGCTATTGAATTATTGCCCTTCAATGAATTTGAAGGTAATCTCAGCTGGGGTTACAATCCATCTTTCTATTTCGCCCCCGACAAATATTATGGAACGAAGAATGCGTTGAAAGCATTTATTGATGAGTGTCACAAACAAGGCATTGCCGTGATCATGGACATGGTGCTGAACCACTCATTCGGCCAGAGCCCAATGGTGCAGCTCTACTGGGATGCCGCTAATAGCAGTCCATCTGCCAATAGCCCCTGGTTCAACCCATCCGCGAAACATCCTTACAATGTTGGCTACGATATGAACCACGAATCTTCCGCCACACATTATTTTGTGAGCCGCGTTACAGAGTTCTGGTTGAAAGAATACAAGCTGGATGGTTTTCGCTTCGATCTGAGTAAAGGATTTACACAGAAGAATTCCTGCACAACAGGCGGCTGCAGCTCACAGCAGGAAGTAGACAACTGGAGTAAATACGATGCTTCGCGCGTGGCTATCTGGAAAGGATATTACGATACCATCATGAAGCATAACGCTGGAGCCTACGTGATCCTGGAACATCTTTCAGAAAACAGCGAAGAGAAGGAACTGGCCAGTTACGGAATGTTGTTTTGGGGAAATCTGAATTACAACTTCAACGAAGCTACCATGGGCTGGATGCAGAATTCCGATTTCAGCTGGGGCCTCAGCACAGCGCGCGGCTGGGACAAGCAGCATCTGGTGATGTACATGGAAAGTCACGATGAAGAAAGACTGATGTACAAGAATATCAACTTTGGAAGAACCAGTGGCACTTACAATATCAAGGATCCCAACACAGCTTTGAAGCGAAACGAGCTCGGTGCTGCATTTGGAATGTTGATGCCCGGACCGAAAATGATCTGGCAGTTCGGGGAACTGGGATATGATTTCAGTATCAACCGTTGCGGCGATGGAACTGTGAAAGATGAATGCCGTACTGACTCCAAGCCCATCAGATGGGATTACCAGACAGTACCCGCCAGGAAAAACCTGTATGATGTGTATGCGAGACTACTTGGTCTGCGGCAACATTTCCTGTATAAGGATATTTTTGCGGGAGGCTTGCTGGATAAGGATTTCAGCGCAGGCTTCAAATGGATGAAAATCACCACAGACACGAGTTCCCTGGTAGTGGTGGGGAATTTTGAAGTGAGCCAGCAAACCACCGGTGTTTCCTTTCCGCGCACGGGTACCTGGTATGAATATTTTGGCGGACAGCCATTAATTGTTTCCGGAAACGTACAAAGTATTACCTTGCAGCCCGGCGAGTACCGGGTTTACATCAACCGGAATATTGCCTCTAATCCTACCCCAGTTCCGGAGATACCTACTATTAATCAAAATTTCCGTTTGGTTGTATATCCCAATCCTGTCAGCAGGTCAGGCCAGATCGAGTTCGAATTACCGGCCGGATCTTCAGTGTCATTGAGTCTGACGAATATGTATGGGCAAAGAATCGCGGACCTGTATAGCGGTGTAAGAGCTAAAGGTGTACACCGTATTCCATTAGGTACTACAGGATTTGAATGGGGAAAGCTTCCAAAAGGAATGTATTTTTTACAGCTTTTAATGGGTGATAAAAATTGGTTCGTCCTTTGA
- a CDS encoding NUDIX hydrolase, whose translation MGTALQKTIQQLRSENREYFQIAISVDCVIFGFDNNELKVLLIKSDLEEFQDQWSLLGDLVKPDENLDNASYRVLKERTGLDDVYLEQVYTFGEVNRHPAGRVITTAYYSLINIKDHQLKLAHNELHWHPIREISTLAFDHQQILDTCLKQLQSKINEHPIVFNLLPEKFSLRELQSLYEAILGVKMDRRNFRKKFFLMGWLEDVNELEQDVPHRPGKLYRFDPDWASKPKSDNKLTEVEQ comes from the coding sequence ATGGGAACCGCTTTGCAGAAAACGATTCAGCAATTAAGATCCGAAAACAGGGAATATTTCCAGATAGCCATTTCCGTGGACTGTGTGATCTTTGGATTCGACAACAACGAATTGAAAGTGTTGTTGATCAAATCTGACCTCGAAGAATTCCAGGACCAGTGGTCATTACTGGGAGACCTGGTGAAGCCGGATGAAAATCTCGACAATGCATCTTACCGCGTACTGAAAGAGCGCACCGGTCTGGATGATGTATATCTGGAACAGGTGTATACTTTCGGAGAAGTGAACCGCCACCCTGCGGGAAGGGTAATCACCACCGCTTATTATTCTCTCATCAATATCAAGGACCACCAGTTGAAGCTGGCCCATAACGAACTGCACTGGCACCCCATCCGGGAGATCTCTACACTGGCCTTCGACCACCAGCAGATCCTTGACACCTGTCTGAAGCAGTTACAGAGCAAGATCAATGAACACCCCATCGTGTTCAACCTCCTGCCGGAAAAATTTTCGCTTCGCGAATTGCAATCCCTGTATGAAGCCATTCTCGGTGTAAAAATGGACAGAAGGAATTTCCGCAAGAAATTCTTCCTGATGGGATGGCTCGAGGATGTAAACGAACTGGAACAGGATGTGCCGCACAGACCAGGCAAGCTCTATCGCTTCGATCCTGACTGGGCAAGCAAACCCAAAAGCGACAACAAACTCACAGAAGTAGAGCAGTAA
- a CDS encoding hydrolase, whose product MSLLLLNRSEFGDPANAGHLLTNEEANQLLEEWVPNERLQLHMKQVAAVMKAWAIQREGADDATARKWEQAGLLHDADWEKYPNDHCRVIIEELEKRNVDPEVIHCIASHGPRYFGVEPNNKMDRMIYVFDELSGFIHASALVRPTRYEGMDVKSVMKKLKTASFAAQVNRDDIADALSRIDIPLEEIIQFIIDNQRNVS is encoded by the coding sequence ATGTCATTGCTACTACTCAACCGCTCTGAATTCGGAGATCCCGCAAATGCAGGCCATCTCCTGACAAACGAAGAAGCCAATCAGTTACTGGAAGAATGGGTGCCGAATGAACGGCTGCAACTCCATATGAAACAGGTGGCCGCCGTAATGAAGGCATGGGCTATCCAACGTGAAGGCGCAGACGATGCAACTGCACGCAAATGGGAGCAGGCGGGCCTGCTGCATGATGCCGACTGGGAAAAATATCCCAATGATCATTGCCGTGTTATTATCGAAGAACTGGAAAAAAGGAATGTTGATCCTGAAGTGATCCATTGCATCGCGTCACATGGACCACGTTATTTTGGTGTGGAGCCCAATAACAAAATGGACAGGATGATCTATGTGTTTGATGAGCTCTCGGGCTTTATTCATGCAAGCGCATTGGTCCGTCCCACCCGTTATGAAGGGATGGACGTGAAGAGCGTAATGAAGAAATTGAAAACAGCTTCCTTTGCCGCGCAGGTGAACAGGGATGATATTGCCGATGCGCTTTCGCGTATCGATATCCCGCTGGAAGAGATAATACAGTTCATTATCGATAATCAAAGGAATGTATCGTAA